From one Treponema denticola genomic stretch:
- a CDS encoding EAL domain-containing protein, protein MRLKQKIVLSNAIVFSALIIISVFLYFFYAANIFSTNLNNKNKLKAKLIAQEIDEWLIEKKTVIEQTIDTLIYMDITDYEECTSFLANLNRINPETDYAVFYETGVFANGQNWVPPAFYDPRKRPWYIEAKSTKETIITNPYHSISSRPDTIAFSVIKQFTTKNGVDGVFLGEIKIDELLSLIGKFKNEDGSYAFLIGKDYRILSHPNEQYQLKIDNFTEIYNIEGGIDFIEHIAKLKIDSGYNKNLPVVKDYDGAKRFFYFAQSEVSGWTVGFTIPASDFYNPMNGLQFRAILFACIFIIFVSILSFLIAKRVASPIETITNRLEKAAKNNELIKFDFLDRQNHELARIAKSFNSVVKNAKSNLQEGANFTLNSSTLTQKIDNIIINMDADEEAYLLYLDIDKFKTINQLWGYYAGNALIQHIYSMILAHIKSFNIPEDSFMHVIGDEFSIFYFGNEEEVCRFTQTLIDKINSEHFTWNEKKLTISISVGIVNIPKIPHSSQEIISNAYDACSIAFRKGGGCYELLLSSGIAGFSRGNISFWLNTIQKALKENKFVLYAQAIMPLNDLLHRPKYEILIRLKTNDDHIIMPDVFIPIAERYNLIYEVDKWVIRNAFAFFAEATRKGELNEDAIFSINISADSFFSNDLVEFIAESRKTLNVPAHNFCFEITESCAVRNLEATSTFVTELRKQGFSFSLDDFGKGFSSFPYLKTLPIDYVKIDGSFIKSIDKDYIDFSMVKTMRDMCHHLGLYTIGEYAESEKIVSILKDIGVDYGQGYAFQKPIPIAEAVKLQNDRNGYRF, encoded by the coding sequence ATGAGATTAAAGCAGAAAATTGTTCTCTCAAATGCAATAGTATTTAGTGCTCTTATAATTATTTCCGTATTTCTATACTTTTTTTATGCAGCAAATATTTTTTCAACAAATCTCAACAACAAGAATAAATTAAAAGCTAAACTTATAGCTCAAGAGATAGATGAATGGCTTATTGAAAAAAAGACGGTTATAGAGCAAACCATAGATACATTGATTTATATGGACATTACCGATTATGAAGAATGTACCTCATTTTTAGCAAATTTGAATAGGATTAATCCCGAAACCGATTATGCGGTATTTTACGAAACAGGTGTTTTTGCAAACGGTCAAAATTGGGTTCCTCCGGCCTTTTATGATCCTCGGAAAAGACCTTGGTACATTGAAGCAAAGAGTACCAAAGAAACAATCATAACCAATCCGTATCACAGCATAAGCTCAAGACCCGATACAATCGCCTTCTCCGTTATAAAGCAATTTACCACAAAAAACGGAGTTGATGGAGTATTTTTAGGGGAAATAAAAATAGATGAATTATTATCCCTCATAGGAAAATTTAAAAATGAAGACGGCAGCTATGCTTTTTTGATAGGAAAAGATTACCGCATATTATCTCATCCCAATGAACAATACCAATTAAAGATTGATAATTTTACTGAGATTTATAATATTGAAGGCGGTATAGATTTTATAGAACATATAGCCAAATTAAAAATTGACTCCGGCTATAACAAAAACTTGCCTGTCGTAAAAGATTATGACGGCGCTAAAAGATTCTTTTACTTTGCACAATCGGAAGTCTCCGGCTGGACGGTGGGATTTACAATACCTGCATCGGATTTTTATAATCCTATGAATGGTTTACAATTTAGGGCAATACTATTTGCATGTATCTTTATTATCTTCGTAAGTATTCTATCTTTCCTAATTGCAAAAAGAGTAGCTTCTCCCATAGAAACTATTACAAACAGACTGGAGAAAGCTGCAAAAAACAATGAGCTCATTAAGTTCGATTTTTTAGATAGGCAAAATCACGAACTCGCAAGAATTGCAAAGAGTTTTAATTCTGTAGTGAAAAATGCAAAATCGAATCTTCAAGAAGGAGCAAATTTTACCCTAAATTCAAGCACTCTGACTCAAAAAATAGATAACATAATTATCAACATGGATGCTGATGAAGAGGCCTATCTCTTATATTTGGATATAGATAAGTTTAAAACTATAAACCAACTTTGGGGCTATTATGCAGGAAATGCCCTAATACAGCACATATATTCTATGATTTTAGCTCATATAAAATCATTTAATATTCCTGAAGACTCTTTTATGCATGTCATAGGGGACGAATTTTCAATCTTTTATTTCGGAAACGAGGAAGAAGTATGCCGGTTTACACAAACCCTTATCGATAAAATAAATAGTGAACACTTTACTTGGAACGAAAAAAAACTGACTATTTCCATAAGTGTCGGAATTGTAAATATTCCTAAAATACCTCATAGCTCTCAAGAAATAATATCGAATGCATATGATGCTTGCTCTATAGCTTTTAGAAAAGGCGGAGGATGTTACGAACTTTTATTGTCTTCAGGAATAGCAGGCTTCTCCCGAGGAAATATTTCATTTTGGTTAAACACAATCCAAAAAGCTCTTAAAGAAAATAAGTTCGTTTTATATGCACAGGCAATTATGCCTCTAAATGATTTGCTTCACCGTCCCAAGTATGAAATTTTAATAAGACTTAAAACTAATGATGATCATATTATTATGCCCGATGTCTTTATTCCTATAGCAGAAAGATATAATCTCATATATGAAGTAGATAAGTGGGTTATAAGAAATGCTTTTGCCTTTTTTGCAGAAGCTACACGTAAAGGGGAGTTAAACGAAGATGCAATATTTTCAATCAATATTTCGGCAGACTCGTTTTTTTCAAATGACCTTGTAGAATTCATAGCTGAGAGCCGTAAAACATTAAATGTACCGGCTCATAACTTCTGCTTTGAAATAACGGAAAGTTGTGCAGTAAGAAACTTGGAAGCAACATCAACATTTGTTACCGAATTGAGAAAACAAGGCTTCTCTTTTTCATTGGATGATTTTGGAAAAGGCTTTTCTTCTTTCCCGTATTTAAAGACTCTTCCCATAGATTACGTAAAAATTGACGGGTCTTTTATAAAGTCCATAGATAAAGACTACATAGATTTTTCTATGGTTAAGACCATGAGAGATATGTGCCACCATTTAGGTCTTTACACAATAGGCGAATATGCAGAGAGCGAGAAAATAGTTTCAATCTTAAAAGATATAGGTGTCGATTACGGACAGGGGTATGCTTTTCAAAAGCCTATTCCTATCGCAGAAGCTGTAAAACTTCAAAACGATAGGAACGGATATAGATTTTAG
- a CDS encoding bifunctional aspartate carbamoyltransferase catalytic subunit/aspartate carbamoyltransferase regulatory subunit, which produces MENKFMGRSLTVIDDLSIDERKYLFDKTKRLKKAVQEDDQKVMDEFRINDKDFGIYEVFLEPSTRTKESFRNAAKFHQVKLSDLAAESSSFNKGESYADTFNTLAGYQNSIFIVRSKVEGVCRWLEDEAQAFYKRNNLKRKPAFINAGDGKHEHPTQELLDEFTFIEDNNWSFDKIHIALVGDLYHGRTVHSKADGLKIFKSVKVDLIAPAELAMPEYYKVRMQENGFTVREFSSIEEYLEQSDVALIWYFTRPQLERMGEQVLKKQDELRRSITFRKEFIEKLPENTRFYHPLPRHRVHPTIPTFLDATPLNGWERQSINGMYVRMVLLSMIAGKIGDDYKGPEPKSFESVEDEDYIVEVPISNSKESKVETFSEGVRPIQNGIVIDHICRGEKPSVIRHHMSKIINVMGLEEGKGGEWVSTSTKDKGTFKGIIFRPGEYKFSRADLKRLSAVASSCTLNLIKDGKIQSKYRTHLPPRIYNFEDLICKNEACISHPAQSEGVPAIFYRTIDNRYACQYCGTIHTFKEIWGEKKN; this is translated from the coding sequence ATGGAAAACAAATTTATGGGGCGTTCATTGACGGTTATCGATGACTTATCAATCGATGAAAGAAAATACCTTTTTGACAAGACAAAGCGCTTAAAAAAAGCTGTTCAAGAAGACGATCAGAAGGTAATGGATGAATTTAGAATTAACGACAAAGACTTCGGTATTTATGAGGTTTTTTTGGAACCCAGTACCCGTACAAAAGAATCATTTAGGAATGCAGCCAAATTTCATCAAGTAAAATTAAGCGATTTAGCCGCTGAATCTTCCTCTTTTAACAAGGGCGAAAGCTATGCCGATACCTTTAATACTCTTGCAGGTTATCAAAACAGCATCTTCATTGTACGCAGCAAGGTAGAGGGGGTATGCCGCTGGCTTGAAGATGAGGCTCAAGCCTTTTATAAACGAAACAATTTAAAGAGAAAACCTGCCTTTATAAATGCCGGCGACGGAAAGCATGAGCATCCTACTCAGGAGCTGCTTGACGAATTTACCTTTATCGAAGATAATAACTGGTCCTTCGACAAGATTCACATAGCCTTAGTAGGCGACTTGTACCACGGAAGAACTGTACATTCAAAGGCCGACGGTCTTAAAATCTTTAAGTCCGTAAAGGTTGACCTTATAGCTCCTGCCGAACTTGCTATGCCTGAATATTACAAGGTCAGGATGCAGGAAAACGGATTTACCGTAAGAGAATTTTCTTCAATAGAGGAATATCTGGAACAATCCGATGTAGCGCTTATTTGGTACTTTACCCGCCCCCAGCTTGAAAGAATGGGCGAGCAGGTTTTAAAAAAGCAAGACGAGCTCCGCCGCTCCATAACTTTCCGAAAAGAATTTATCGAAAAACTTCCCGAAAATACCCGCTTTTATCATCCTCTTCCAAGACACCGCGTACATCCGACGATTCCTACTTTTTTGGATGCAACCCCTCTTAACGGCTGGGAAAGACAGTCCATAAACGGGATGTACGTCAGAATGGTACTTCTTTCGATGATAGCAGGTAAAATAGGCGATGACTATAAGGGGCCTGAACCTAAATCTTTTGAAAGTGTCGAAGATGAAGACTACATAGTTGAAGTTCCCATAAGCAATTCCAAAGAAAGCAAGGTTGAAACCTTTTCCGAAGGTGTACGTCCCATACAAAACGGAATAGTTATTGACCATATTTGCCGAGGCGAAAAACCCTCAGTAATCAGGCATCACATGTCCAAGATTATAAACGTTATGGGGCTTGAAGAAGGTAAGGGAGGCGAATGGGTGTCAACTTCTACAAAAGATAAGGGAACCTTTAAAGGTATAATTTTCCGACCGGGAGAGTATAAGTTTTCGAGGGCAGACTTAAAGAGGTTGTCTGCCGTTGCTTCGAGCTGTACGCTCAACCTAATAAAAGACGGAAAAATTCAGTCAAAGTACAGGACTCACCTTCCGCCCCGAATTTACAACTTTGAAGATTTGATTTGCAAGAACGAGGCCTGCATTTCTCATCCGGCACAATCCGAAGGTGTTCCCGCCATTTTTTACCGCACGATCGACAATCGCTATGCTTGCCAATATTGCGGAACAATCCATACCTTTAAAGAAATATGGGGCGAAAAAAAGAACTAA
- a CDS encoding ATP-binding protein: MNFDFSRKMPIGIQSFEKMRNDKYLYVDKTKYVYNLVCTSSPYFLSRPRRFGKSLFLSTLKAYFLGQKELFKGLYIEKAEEKRAEIEKTDAWVEYPVLYMDFNVGRYDLEEALAESLDYFLRKEEKLYGLKNEGDSFGKRFQSLIETAYNKTGRQVVILVDEYDKPLLQTMGINETLNEEYRNTLKAFYSVIKTCDQYIRFAFLTGVTKFSKVSIFSDLNNLQDISMLNDYAEICGLTQGEIENTFKPEIERLAKSSKNRYDKMLEELKKRYDGYKFSVLGESVYNPFSILNTLNSGELKNYWFSTGTPTFLVNYLKDAYYNIPDLDGKVELDEFMLNEYRADTKNPIPILFQSGYLTIKEYIEEVNMYRLGFPNDEVRYGFLKNLFPSYSSLRPDETGVSIWKFVEDIRAGNVDEFMERMQAIIAGVPYDNLPKDKLKLREQNYQTAVYLIFKLMGQFVQTEIHCAKGRADCIVHTKDSIYIFEFKLMSAGSADDAITQIKEKGYASQFKAEGKKIILIGSSFDEEERTIGEWKSEKI, translated from the coding sequence ATGAATTTTGATTTTTCGAGAAAGATGCCGATAGGGATTCAAAGTTTTGAAAAGATGAGGAATGATAAATATCTATATGTAGATAAAACTAAATATGTGTATAATCTAGTGTGTACTTCTTCTCCATACTTTTTAAGCCGTCCCCGCCGTTTCGGTAAAAGTCTTTTTCTCTCGACACTCAAAGCCTATTTTCTGGGCCAAAAAGAACTTTTTAAGGGCTTGTACATTGAAAAAGCCGAAGAAAAGCGAGCCGAAATAGAAAAGACAGACGCTTGGGTTGAATACCCCGTTTTGTATATGGATTTTAATGTGGGCCGATATGACTTGGAAGAGGCTCTAGCGGAAAGTTTAGACTACTTTTTAAGAAAAGAAGAAAAACTCTACGGGCTAAAAAATGAAGGCGATTCTTTCGGAAAACGTTTTCAGTCACTCATAGAAACCGCCTACAATAAAACCGGCCGCCAAGTGGTCATCCTTGTGGATGAATACGATAAACCCCTTTTGCAAACTATGGGCATAAACGAAACTCTAAATGAAGAATACCGAAATACCCTAAAAGCTTTTTATTCAGTAATAAAAACTTGCGACCAATATATCCGTTTTGCTTTTTTGACAGGCGTAACGAAGTTTAGTAAGGTAAGCATATTCAGTGATTTAAATAATCTGCAAGATATAAGTATGCTGAATGACTATGCCGAAATATGCGGCCTAACTCAAGGAGAGATAGAAAATACTTTTAAGCCTGAAATAGAAAGACTGGCAAAGAGCTCCAAAAACAGGTATGATAAAATGCTTGAAGAACTAAAAAAGCGGTATGACGGCTATAAGTTCAGTGTTTTAGGAGAATCGGTATATAATCCTTTTAGCATATTAAATACTCTTAATTCAGGAGAATTAAAAAACTATTGGTTCTCCACAGGAACGCCGACCTTCTTGGTAAACTACCTAAAAGATGCATATTACAATATTCCCGACTTAGACGGAAAGGTAGAGCTTGATGAGTTCATGCTGAATGAATATAGGGCCGATACAAAAAATCCCATACCTATACTTTTTCAATCCGGCTATTTAACGATAAAAGAATACATAGAAGAAGTTAATATGTACCGCTTAGGTTTTCCGAATGATGAAGTAAGATACGGCTTTTTAAAGAATCTATTCCCATCATATTCTTCACTTAGACCCGATGAAACCGGAGTTTCAATATGGAAGTTTGTAGAAGATATCCGAGCCGGGAATGTAGATGAGTTTATGGAAAGGATGCAGGCGATAATAGCGGGGGTTCCTTACGATAACCTACCAAAAGACAAGCTTAAATTGAGGGAGCAAAACTACCAGACTGCTGTGTATTTAATCTTTAAGTTGATGGGACAATTTGTGCAAACTGAAATACACTGCGCAAAAGGCAGAGCCGACTGTATAGTGCATACTAAAGATTCAATATACATCTTTGAGTTTAAGCTGATGAGTGCAGGAAGTGCTGATGATGCAATAACTCAAATAAAAGAGAAGGGCTATGCTTCTCAATTTAAGGCAGAGGGCAAAAAGATAATTCTGATAGGTTCAAGCTTTGATGAAGAAGAAAGAACTATCGGCGAATGGAAGAGTGAAAAAATATAA
- a CDS encoding NAD(P)/FAD-dependent oxidoreductase, with the protein MQQKEDFNKKLLSLQKKLKRLNLSKKIKISLDVKSVVLEGDVSSMEERMEAGYAAARCGFKGVVNDLTINGRGEEPMRLPKIKDSLLEDRDFDAVIIGGGVIGCSIARELSRYDLKIALFEKESDVAMQASGHNDGMIHPGFADNPKKIKGKLNTRGNRMYTKVSEELGFDINRCGSFFLFYHPILKLLVPIMKKRCRLNGVDGDYGYRSREAVKKIDPFMTDKNYGGFWLPSAGVASPMKVTICYAENACENGVEFFFNTALIGVKKEGSTITELITNRGTCRTKLLINAAGVWADKVADLAGDRFFSIHTRKGTDAILDKKLNGLQKTCSAMPSLLRLRKGHSKGGGIMPCVEGNLLIGPNAIEVMDREDFSTKPEALEEIKKHLKLNSKVSSSDIITYYSGTRACTWEEDFIVEASERVENLVHAAGIQSPGFASAPSIAEDIVKISVSILKKKIDVSLKENFSPVRKAMKPVSEMETNERQELIEKNPQYGKIICRCEQVSEGEIRDSVNNPLNVFTLDAVKRRIRAGAGRCHGGFCTPHILKIIAEEKGIPIEKLTKKGEGSEIVQPIEKFEAFSGGEK; encoded by the coding sequence ATGCAGCAAAAAGAAGATTTTAATAAAAAGCTCTTAAGTTTACAAAAAAAATTAAAGCGGCTTAATCTCAGCAAAAAGATTAAGATTTCCCTTGATGTAAAATCCGTTGTTTTAGAAGGCGATGTTTCCTCAATGGAAGAAAGAATGGAAGCAGGTTATGCGGCCGCCCGCTGCGGTTTTAAGGGAGTTGTAAACGATTTAACTATAAACGGCCGGGGTGAAGAACCTATGCGTTTACCCAAAATCAAGGATTCTCTTTTAGAGGACAGGGACTTTGATGCGGTAATTATAGGCGGAGGAGTAATAGGCTGTTCTATCGCCCGCGAACTATCCCGCTACGATTTAAAAATAGCCCTCTTTGAAAAAGAAAGCGATGTTGCGATGCAGGCTTCGGGACACAATGACGGAATGATTCATCCGGGCTTTGCAGATAATCCTAAAAAAATAAAGGGAAAGCTCAACACTCGCGGAAACAGGATGTACACAAAGGTTTCAGAAGAGCTGGGCTTTGATATAAACCGCTGCGGAAGTTTTTTTCTTTTTTACCATCCTATTTTAAAATTACTGGTTCCCATAATGAAAAAAAGATGCCGCCTCAACGGGGTGGACGGAGATTACGGTTACCGCTCCCGAGAAGCAGTAAAAAAAATAGACCCATTTATGACCGATAAAAACTACGGCGGCTTTTGGCTTCCTTCGGCGGGTGTCGCTTCGCCCATGAAGGTTACTATTTGTTATGCAGAAAACGCTTGCGAAAACGGAGTGGAATTCTTTTTTAACACTGCCCTTATCGGCGTCAAAAAAGAAGGAAGCACTATTACCGAACTTATAACCAACCGCGGTACTTGCCGGACAAAACTTCTTATAAACGCTGCCGGAGTTTGGGCCGATAAGGTTGCAGACCTTGCCGGCGACAGATTTTTTTCGATACATACACGCAAGGGAACGGATGCTATTCTCGATAAGAAACTAAACGGTTTACAAAAAACATGCTCCGCCATGCCGAGTCTTTTAAGGCTGCGCAAGGGGCACTCAAAGGGCGGCGGAATCATGCCCTGTGTTGAAGGCAATCTTTTAATAGGCCCTAATGCAATAGAAGTTATGGATCGGGAGGACTTTTCTACAAAACCCGAAGCCCTTGAAGAAATAAAAAAACACTTAAAGCTCAATTCAAAGGTTTCGTCTTCAGACATAATAACCTACTATAGCGGAACCAGAGCCTGCACATGGGAAGAAGATTTTATCGTCGAAGCTTCAGAGCGGGTAGAAAACTTGGTACACGCTGCAGGAATTCAGTCCCCGGGCTTTGCCTCCGCTCCGTCCATTGCGGAGGACATCGTAAAGATTTCCGTTTCAATTTTAAAGAAAAAAATAGATGTAAGTTTAAAAGAAAATTTTTCACCCGTCCGAAAGGCTATGAAACCCGTTTCCGAAATGGAAACTAATGAAAGACAGGAACTAATCGAAAAAAATCCCCAATACGGAAAAATCATCTGCCGCTGCGAACAGGTCAGCGAAGGCGAAATAAGGGATTCGGTAAACAACCCCCTAAACGTATTTACCCTTGATGCCGTTAAAAGAAGAATAAGAGCCGGAGCCGGCAGATGTCACGGAGGCTTTTGTACTCCCCATATTTTAAAAATTATTGCGGAAGAAAAAGGTATCCCGATAGAAAAGCTTACAAAGAAGGGAGAGGGCTCCGAGATTGTTCAGCCGATAGAAAAATTTGAAGCCTTTAGCGGAGGCGAAAAATGA
- a CDS encoding NAD(P)/FAD-dependent oxidoreductase, producing the protein MKQLAFTDYDVIVIGGGPAGMAAALAASEKNPKLKIALIEREGQIGGILKQCIHDGFGLIRFKERLTGPEYAWRYKEMAEAKENIDIFLFTFLTKLKKENDLFCMEFTNPEYGIFELKARSLVAAMGCRERTDRQVNIHGERPAGIFTAGQAQALINLHGFMPGKKCVILGSGDIGLIMARRLTLEGAHVEGVYEIKPTPSGLSRNIVQCLDDYGIPLHLSATVTEVEGRERVEAVKIAQVDKQMKPIAGTEKRIPCDTLILSVGLIPENDILSSLNVPIDGRTKGPIVDQFMHTEAAGLFSCGNALHVNDLVDYVSESGKIAGEAAADFALNMGAEEEKLFPLKISNKTKKLLPLNIIGKILYVVPQKIDTEAEGSIIFYFRAAEEMQNTGLNLKADGKTVFERKYEELKPPEMERFILPCEKLRGAEKLEIVLSESSEGVNDGN; encoded by the coding sequence ATGAAACAGCTTGCATTTACCGATTATGATGTCATCGTTATAGGCGGAGGCCCTGCAGGAATGGCCGCAGCTCTGGCTGCCTCAGAAAAAAATCCTAAACTGAAAATTGCCCTTATCGAAAGAGAGGGGCAGATAGGCGGCATCTTAAAACAGTGCATTCATGACGGCTTCGGTCTAATCCGTTTTAAGGAAAGACTGACCGGTCCTGAATATGCATGGCGCTATAAAGAAATGGCAGAAGCAAAAGAAAATATAGATATTTTTCTTTTTACATTTTTAACCAAGCTAAAAAAAGAAAATGATTTGTTCTGCATGGAATTTACAAATCCCGAATACGGAATTTTTGAGCTAAAGGCAAGGAGTCTTGTTGCAGCTATGGGCTGCCGCGAAAGGACGGACAGGCAGGTAAACATCCATGGGGAAAGACCCGCAGGTATTTTTACGGCAGGACAGGCACAAGCCCTCATAAACCTGCACGGCTTCATGCCCGGGAAAAAATGCGTAATCTTAGGTTCGGGAGACATAGGCCTCATAATGGCCCGCCGCCTCACTCTTGAGGGGGCTCATGTAGAAGGGGTATACGAAATTAAACCTACCCCCTCAGGACTAAGCCGAAATATCGTGCAATGCCTTGACGACTACGGCATTCCTCTCCATCTATCCGCTACGGTTACCGAAGTTGAGGGCAGGGAAAGGGTAGAAGCTGTAAAGATTGCCCAAGTAGATAAACAAATGAAGCCTATTGCAGGAACCGAAAAAAGAATCCCCTGCGATACCCTGATTTTAAGCGTAGGCCTCATTCCTGAAAACGATATACTGTCAAGCTTAAATGTTCCTATAGACGGAAGAACAAAGGGTCCCATCGTTGACCAGTTTATGCACACGGAAGCTGCGGGGCTCTTTTCTTGCGGAAATGCCTTGCATGTAAACGACCTTGTAGATTATGTTTCCGAGTCGGGAAAAATCGCAGGAGAAGCAGCCGCCGATTTTGCTTTAAACATGGGAGCCGAGGAGGAGAAACTTTTCCCGTTAAAAATAAGCAATAAGACTAAAAAACTTTTGCCTTTAAATATCATCGGAAAAATTCTCTATGTTGTTCCGCAAAAAATAGACACTGAAGCAGAGGGTTCTATTATCTTTTATTTTAGAGCCGCAGAAGAAATGCAAAACACCGGCCTAAACTTAAAAGCAGACGGTAAAACCGTCTTTGAGCGAAAATACGAAGAGCTTAAACCTCCCGAAATGGAACGCTTTATTCTGCCTTGCGAAAAATTAAGAGGAGCCGAAAAGCTTGAAATAGTTTTAAGCGAATCTTCAGAGGGGGTCAATGATGGAAACTAA
- a CDS encoding DUF1667 domain-containing protein, giving the protein METKSLICTACPRGCRLSVKIENENISVSGNKCPKGLSYGKSEAVCPMRILTSTITSSVEGFPRLPVKTSVEVPLKNFSEYMHLIRKLKADSLKMPGDIIVKNFAESGADLIAAGGSL; this is encoded by the coding sequence ATGGAAACTAAAAGCCTTATCTGCACAGCCTGCCCCAGAGGCTGCCGCTTGAGCGTAAAAATCGAAAATGAAAACATCAGCGTTTCCGGAAATAAATGTCCCAAGGGGCTTTCCTACGGAAAATCGGAAGCTGTCTGCCCGATGAGAATTCTTACAAGCACGATAACCTCTTCAGTAGAAGGCTTTCCGAGGCTCCCCGTAAAAACAAGCGTAGAAGTTCCTTTAAAAAACTTTTCAGAATATATGCATCTTATCCGCAAACTTAAAGCGGACTCATTAAAAATGCCCGGCGACATAATCGTAAAAAACTTTGCCGAAAGCGGGGCAGATTTAATCGCAGCAGGAGGCTCCCTATGA
- a CDS encoding FGGY-family carbohydrate kinase, producing MKTILTVDCGTQSLRTTLFDLKGNILAANRIPYKPHTSPQPAWAEQDVKVYWNALKEGLAGLKEKEPLHFENIAGMGVSSMRATTVLVGKDGNVLRPAIVWLDNRTARGPYHPNRLIRTAFHAAGVYDSIVTVQSNCKINWFRENEPEIWDKTWKMFFLSGWFIYKLTGKACDAVSSMVGYIPFVNRKRTWAKKHSIEETLMPLENEKRHDLIESGKIIGTLTDEVSKELGLPQGIPLVACGSDKACETIGAGVIDSSMASLSFGTTATIEVCSKKYFEYKKLFPAYCGILPDTWLSELEIFRGYWMISWFKEELGKEECKAAESKGIIPEVILDKLLHASPPGGRGLMLQPYWGASIFDRYAKGSIIGFGDVHGRDDLYRAIIEGLAYSLREGLELIEAKGNLRCEKVAASGGASQSDAICQITADILNRPLVRGKTPEASSLGAAIITAAGIGEYASIKDAVKEMVLYEKEFIPNPEHRTLYDGLFSVYKKIYPALKDIYKDIQRVTNYPETKKMNE from the coding sequence ATGAAAACCATCTTAACGGTCGATTGCGGAACCCAAAGTTTGCGTACAACGCTCTTTGACTTAAAGGGAAATATCTTGGCGGCAAACCGCATTCCGTATAAACCTCATACAAGCCCTCAACCTGCATGGGCCGAACAAGATGTAAAAGTTTACTGGAATGCTCTAAAAGAAGGCCTTGCCGGTCTTAAAGAAAAAGAGCCTCTTCACTTTGAAAATATTGCCGGAATGGGTGTATCTTCGATGAGGGCTACAACGGTTCTTGTCGGCAAAGACGGAAATGTGCTGCGGCCTGCAATCGTATGGCTCGACAACAGAACAGCCAGAGGCCCCTATCATCCCAACCGCCTTATACGCACAGCCTTTCATGCAGCGGGAGTTTATGATTCTATAGTTACAGTTCAGTCAAATTGTAAGATAAACTGGTTTAGAGAAAACGAACCTGAAATCTGGGACAAAACATGGAAGATGTTTTTTCTTTCAGGATGGTTTATTTATAAGCTGACCGGAAAGGCATGCGATGCCGTCTCCTCGATGGTAGGTTACATTCCATTTGTAAACCGAAAAAGAACATGGGCAAAAAAACATTCGATCGAAGAAACTCTCATGCCATTGGAAAACGAAAAACGGCATGACCTTATAGAAAGCGGAAAAATAATCGGCACTTTAACGGACGAAGTTTCAAAAGAATTGGGACTCCCGCAAGGTATTCCTCTTGTTGCCTGCGGAAGCGACAAGGCTTGCGAAACTATAGGAGCCGGCGTAATAGATTCTTCTATGGCTTCTTTAAGTTTCGGCACAACGGCCACAATCGAAGTTTGCTCAAAAAAATACTTTGAATATAAAAAACTCTTTCCTGCCTATTGCGGCATTCTCCCCGATACATGGCTTTCGGAATTGGAAATCTTCCGAGGTTATTGGATGATAAGCTGGTTTAAAGAAGAGCTGGGGAAAGAAGAATGTAAGGCAGCCGAATCTAAGGGCATCATCCCTGAAGTTATTTTGGATAAACTTTTACATGCCTCGCCTCCGGGCGGAAGAGGCCTCATGCTCCAGCCTTACTGGGGAGCGAGTATCTTTGACCGCTATGCAAAGGGGAGCATCATAGGCTTCGGCGATGTGCACGGAAGAGATGACTTATACAGGGCTATAATCGAAGGCCTTGCCTACTCCTTGCGTGAAGGCTTGGAATTAATCGAAGCAAAAGGAAATTTAAGATGCGAAAAAGTTGCTGCCTCAGGAGGAGCTTCTCAAAGCGATGCAATCTGCCAAATTACCGCAGACATTTTAAACCGTCCCCTTGTACGGGGAAAAACGCCGGAAGCTTCTTCCCTAGGAGCCGCAATCATAACCGCTGCAGGAATCGGAGAGTATGCTTCAATCAAAGATGCCGTAAAGGAAATGGTCTTATACGAAAAGGAATTTATACCGAATCCTGAACACCGCACCCTTTATGACGGCCTTTTCAGCGTATACAAAAAAATATATCCTGCACTAAAAGATATTTATAAGGATATACAAAGAGTAACAAATTATCCCGAAACAAAAAAGATGAACGAGTAA